One window from the genome of Phormidium ambiguum IAM M-71 encodes:
- a CDS encoding putative PEP-binding protein codes for MDDFLWLDQIRFDDRLAVGEKAFYLSQLTHRGYPVISGFVVKAPVLRQFLASIEWLDPFFADLANSALHLDVDNPRQLQLVAQHIRREIIATALPEAWLDELVGICRNLPGNAVIFRPSLALPSQLGEYSSVNLSGLWESHVCGLSAEAIANALKLTWAELFRARSLLYWQRLGIQLPKINLAILVQPLQNCLASGWLRTGGFISQTASMRQPSAYEIQATWGLEMSLIKGEVLPDFYEVQPENGAILNQKLGVKNLAYRLWENSAPPIAERWNQVAVNPPLQIYLLSEEQQKQYVLSANYLRNLIELGNQLTAEVGVALSAGWMLFGNESESGEPKFYLTQIESYEQRSESVIKKEIPSEADRGKSSLLATNDAEVKQSFTSKPALIQVFKGLGAAGGRAIAPAQVVNDFPTQDWERIPAGEILVLKHLHPDWLPLLRKSAGVVAEQGGMTCHAAIIARELGIPAVVGVSNVTKMIQTGDFLLVDGDRGEVHLDNDRDLELKKQKNRSQKSTVELGDQERFQTLNLPSLMATQLMVNLSQPSTIERAASLPVDGVGLLRSELMLLDVLEGQHPTRWLNSGHREQLVEKLTDAVCQFAIAFAPRPVFYRSLDWRSHEFQNMFPPSTKEVNPMLGMRGTFAYLQDPTFFDLELEVLQAVFQSGYTNVNMILPFVRTVEEFAFCRRRIAESGLFSCAKFQLWMMAEVPSVLFLLPEYVKAGCMGISIGTNDLTQLLLGVDRDRSEMAAAFDERHPAVMQAIRQLIAKAKQLGIPCSICGQAPGQHPELIEHLVRWGITSISVSLDAVEFTHNAIVRAEQRLILEAARQQLAKVEES; via the coding sequence GTGGATGATTTTCTCTGGCTTGACCAAATTCGGTTTGACGATCGCCTCGCTGTAGGCGAAAAGGCTTTTTACTTGAGCCAACTAACTCACAGGGGTTATCCTGTAATCTCTGGTTTTGTAGTTAAAGCTCCTGTATTGCGCCAATTTTTAGCTTCTATCGAGTGGTTAGATCCATTTTTTGCTGATTTGGCGAATTCGGCTCTACATTTGGATGTAGATAACCCGCGACAATTGCAATTAGTGGCGCAACATATTCGCCGGGAGATTATTGCTACGGCATTACCAGAGGCGTGGTTGGACGAATTAGTGGGGATTTGTCGTAATTTACCCGGAAATGCTGTGATTTTTCGCCCTTCGTTGGCTTTACCATCTCAATTAGGTGAGTATTCATCGGTAAATCTTTCTGGGTTGTGGGAAAGTCATGTTTGTGGTTTATCAGCTGAGGCGATCGCTAATGCGTTAAAACTAACTTGGGCAGAGTTATTCCGCGCCAGAAGTTTACTTTATTGGCAACGTCTGGGTATTCAATTGCCAAAAATTAATTTAGCAATCTTAGTCCAACCACTACAAAACTGTTTGGCTAGCGGTTGGCTACGAACCGGGGGTTTTATTTCCCAAACTGCTTCCATGAGACAACCTTCTGCTTATGAAATTCAAGCAACTTGGGGGTTGGAAATGTCTTTAATTAAGGGTGAGGTTTTACCTGATTTTTACGAAGTACAACCAGAAAATGGTGCGATTCTGAACCAAAAACTTGGGGTAAAAAATCTTGCTTATCGGTTGTGGGAAAACTCCGCTCCACCAATTGCGGAAAGATGGAATCAAGTAGCAGTGAATCCACCCTTACAAATTTATTTACTAAGTGAAGAGCAACAAAAACAATATGTTTTGTCAGCTAATTATTTACGAAATTTGATAGAATTGGGTAATCAATTAACTGCTGAAGTAGGTGTAGCTTTGTCGGCGGGTTGGATGCTGTTCGGTAACGAATCTGAAAGTGGAGAACCTAAGTTTTATCTAACGCAAATTGAAAGTTATGAACAGCGAAGTGAGAGCGTAATTAAAAAGGAAATTCCATCAGAAGCAGATAGAGGAAAAAGTTCGCTTTTAGCTACAAATGATGCTGAGGTGAAGCAAAGTTTTACTAGTAAACCTGCGCTGATTCAAGTTTTTAAAGGGTTAGGGGCGGCTGGGGGTAGAGCGATCGCGCCAGCGCAAGTAGTGAATGATTTTCCGACTCAAGACTGGGAAAGGATTCCGGCTGGGGAAATTTTAGTTTTGAAACATTTACATCCAGATTGGCTACCTTTGCTGCGAAAGTCGGCGGGAGTTGTGGCGGAACAGGGGGGAATGACTTGCCATGCGGCGATTATTGCTAGAGAATTGGGAATTCCTGCTGTTGTTGGTGTATCCAATGTGACAAAAATGATCCAAACAGGTGATTTTTTGCTGGTGGATGGCGATCGCGGAGAAGTACATTTAGACAACGATCGGGATTTAGAGTTAAAGAAACAGAAAAATAGGAGTCAAAAGTCTACTGTGGAGTTAGGGGATCAAGAAAGATTCCAAACGTTGAATCTACCATCGCTGATGGCAACTCAATTAATGGTAAATCTTAGTCAACCAAGTACTATTGAACGAGCGGCTAGTTTACCTGTAGATGGTGTCGGTTTATTACGTTCAGAGTTGATGTTATTGGATGTTTTGGAAGGACAACATCCAACTCGGTGGTTAAATTCTGGACATCGAGAACAGTTAGTAGAAAAGTTGACAGACGCTGTTTGTCAGTTTGCGATCGCTTTTGCGCCGCGTCCGGTATTTTATCGTTCTTTGGATTGGCGATCGCACGAGTTTCAAAATATGTTTCCTCCATCAACTAAAGAAGTTAATCCCATGTTAGGGATGCGGGGAACTTTTGCTTATTTGCAAGACCCAACTTTTTTTGATTTGGAATTAGAAGTTTTGCAAGCAGTTTTCCAATCAGGTTACACAAATGTCAATATGATTCTGCCTTTTGTTCGCACGGTGGAGGAATTTGCTTTTTGCCGTCGTCGGATTGCGGAATCTGGTCTTTTTTCCTGTGCAAAATTTCAGCTGTGGATGATGGCGGAAGTTCCTTCGGTGCTGTTTTTACTTCCTGAATATGTGAAAGCTGGTTGTATGGGCATTTCGATTGGGACTAATGATTTGACGCAACTTTTGTTAGGTGTCGATCGGGATCGATCGGAAATGGCTGCTGCTTTTGATGAACGTCATCCGGCTGTGATGCAAGCAATTCGCCAATTAATTGCCAAGGCAAAACAACTGGGAATTCCTTGTTCAATTTGTGGACAAGCACCTGGACAACATCCAGAGTTAATTGAGCATTTGGTAAGATGGGGAATTACTTCTATTTCTGTTAGTTTGGATGCGGTGGAATTTACGCATAATGCGATCGTCCGTGCGGAACAAAGGTTAATTTTAGAAGCTGCTAGACAACAGTTGGCAAAGGTAGAAGAAAGCTAA